The Paenalcaligenes faecalis genome has a window encoding:
- a CDS encoding arsenic transporter has translation MFVSILIFIFTLILVIWQPRGLGIGWSALIGAAAALAFGVVHWADIPVVWGIVWNATATFIAVIIISLLLDEAGFFEWAALHVARWGGGSGFKLFALIILLGAAVSALFANDGAALILTPIVIAMLMAMGFSAAATLAFVMAAGFIADTASLPLVVSNLVNIVSADYFAIGFKDYAAVMVPVNIVSVVASLVVLSLFFKRDIPSTYCMTHLPQPTVVIKDRVTFRAGWFVLTLLLIGFFALEPLGVPVSAVAAVAAAVLLVFARCGKVINIKKVVQGAPWQIVVFSLGMYLVVYGLGNAGLTGYLALLLNEFSKGGVWGAALGTGMLSAILSSVMNNMPTVITTALSIDSSIASGPIKEAMIYANVIGSDLGPKFTPIGSLATLLWLHVLAKKGITISWGYYFRVGVLLTTPVLLISLVALALRLGALA, from the coding sequence GTGTTTGTTTCTATTCTGATTTTCATTTTTACGTTGATCTTGGTGATCTGGCAGCCTCGTGGTTTGGGGATTGGGTGGAGTGCTTTAATAGGTGCAGCGGCAGCTCTTGCTTTTGGGGTGGTGCATTGGGCAGATATTCCTGTGGTGTGGGGGATTGTATGGAATGCAACGGCTACCTTTATTGCCGTTATTATCATTAGTCTATTGTTGGATGAGGCGGGTTTTTTTGAGTGGGCTGCTCTGCATGTAGCTCGGTGGGGTGGCGGCAGTGGTTTTAAACTGTTTGCGTTAATTATTTTGTTAGGCGCAGCGGTTTCGGCATTATTTGCTAACGATGGGGCTGCGCTAATTTTGACACCTATAGTGATAGCGATGTTGATGGCAATGGGCTTTTCTGCGGCAGCAACCTTAGCCTTTGTGATGGCAGCAGGCTTTATTGCTGATACAGCGAGCTTGCCACTTGTGGTGTCTAATTTAGTCAATATTGTCTCTGCAGACTATTTTGCTATTGGTTTTAAGGACTATGCTGCGGTGATGGTGCCTGTCAATATTGTCTCAGTAGTAGCTAGTCTTGTTGTACTGAGCCTATTTTTCAAGCGTGACATTCCCTCCACGTATTGCATGACTCACCTACCACAACCTACGGTGGTGATTAAAGATAGAGTGACTTTCAGGGCCGGATGGTTTGTTTTGACTTTATTACTAATTGGTTTCTTTGCTTTAGAGCCCCTAGGCGTGCCGGTGAGTGCGGTTGCGGCGGTGGCAGCTGCCGTATTATTGGTGTTTGCTCGCTGTGGAAAAGTGATTAATATAAAAAAAGTTGTGCAAGGCGCCCCTTGGCAGATTGTGGTCTTCTCATTAGGGATGTATTTAGTTGTCTATGGTTTGGGCAATGCAGGCTTAACAGGGTATCTCGCTTTATTATTAAATGAATTTTCTAAAGGCGGAGTATGGGGGGCAGCGTTGGGGACTGGCATGCTGTCTGCTATTTTGTCCTCGGTGATGAACAATATGCCCACTGTGATAACAACGGCACTGTCTATAGACTCGTCTATTGCGAGTGGCCCAATCAAGGAAGCCATGATTTATGCCAATGTGATTGGGAGTGATTTAGGGCCGAAATTTACGCCTATTGGCAGCTTAGCGACTTTATTGTGGTTGCATGTGCTGGCAAAAAAGGGCATTACTATCAGTTGGGGGTACTACTTTAGAGTCGGGGTGCTGTTAACTACACCCGTATTATTGATTAGCTTAGTAGCATTAGCCCTACGCTTAGGCGCTTTAGCGTAG
- a CDS encoding TRAP transporter permease: MVDTNNKLTPAEQTAKAEQDAKALLQKYDRESNFREEIGVWTWVVTFLGISLTVFHVYTGYFGTFPSQKQGAVHLGTALGLIFLLFPFKKGQQIFQKTVPWYDVLLAFLAMYVTYYKIINFDSLIQSITWGYEQYDTFLSVVGVLLLLEATRRTVGTPIVIVASVMIGYALYGNYIPTATLSHQGYDFTDVTTRLWYRDSGVFGTPLQISAKYIYLFLFFGVILVNTRIGQFFNDLAFGLTGRFTGGTAKAAVVASALQGMVSGSSVGNTVASGSFTIPMMKNAGFKPEFAAGTEASASTGGQIMPPIMGAAAFIMMEYLGVSYAVIMAAAVIPATLYFLGIFIGTHFEAKRLGIVGLPKSELPDIGKQMKQYGYMLLPLIVIITTVMIGYTPQRAVIYGIATAFLVSYIRKETRLGFKKFFYVLEQGARVALPVIAAVATAGIIAGVVSMTGLGAKFAASIIALSGGYLFLALFFTMIACLILGMGLPTTANYVVTATIAAPALINGFDLTPLSVHMFVFYFGILADITPPVCLAAYAGAGIAQANPFKSGVTAVKLAIAAFIVPYIFVYSPILVMENVTALPLIATIITAALGMVAVSSSMIGFYIRSSRSYERLILFVAGIMLIIPNMIGAIIGIPLMALVWFLQKQRPDDSGSIAKKTAAV, translated from the coding sequence ATGGTTGACACAAATAACAAGTTAACCCCGGCTGAACAAACAGCAAAAGCTGAACAAGACGCAAAAGCCTTATTACAAAAATACGACCGTGAAAGCAATTTTCGCGAGGAAATCGGCGTCTGGACATGGGTGGTTACTTTTCTAGGAATATCACTCACCGTATTCCATGTCTACACTGGATACTTTGGTACGTTCCCATCACAAAAGCAGGGAGCCGTCCATTTAGGCACGGCTTTAGGCCTTATTTTTCTTTTGTTCCCCTTTAAAAAGGGGCAGCAGATTTTTCAGAAGACGGTACCGTGGTATGACGTATTGTTGGCCTTTTTGGCCATGTATGTCACCTATTACAAAATAATTAATTTCGACTCCCTCATTCAAAGCATCACTTGGGGTTACGAGCAATACGATACGTTTTTATCTGTGGTTGGGGTGTTGTTGCTCTTAGAGGCTACACGTCGAACCGTTGGGACTCCCATTGTGATTGTTGCGTCGGTCATGATTGGTTACGCACTGTATGGCAACTATATTCCCACCGCCACGTTATCGCATCAGGGCTATGACTTTACAGATGTGACCACGCGATTGTGGTACAGAGACAGTGGGGTGTTTGGCACACCATTGCAAATTTCGGCGAAATACATTTATTTGTTCTTGTTTTTTGGTGTCATTTTAGTTAACACACGTATTGGGCAGTTTTTTAATGATTTAGCGTTTGGTCTTACGGGACGGTTTACCGGTGGTACGGCTAAAGCAGCTGTGGTTGCTAGTGCTCTACAGGGGATGGTTTCAGGCAGCTCGGTAGGTAACACTGTTGCTTCAGGCTCTTTTACTATTCCCATGATGAAGAACGCTGGCTTTAAACCAGAATTCGCGGCTGGAACAGAAGCCTCTGCTTCGACGGGTGGGCAAATTATGCCACCTATTATGGGCGCCGCAGCTTTTATCATGATGGAGTATTTAGGAGTCTCCTATGCGGTCATTATGGCTGCTGCCGTGATCCCCGCTACTCTTTATTTTCTTGGTATTTTTATTGGTACTCACTTCGAGGCCAAGCGCCTAGGGATTGTAGGGCTACCTAAATCAGAACTGCCTGATATAGGCAAGCAAATGAAGCAGTACGGCTATATGTTGCTGCCTTTGATCGTAATCATTACTACGGTCATGATCGGGTATACGCCTCAGCGCGCTGTGATCTATGGTATTGCTACTGCCTTTTTGGTTAGCTATATACGTAAAGAAACGCGCTTAGGTTTCAAAAAGTTTTTTTATGTGCTTGAGCAAGGTGCGCGGGTGGCGTTACCTGTTATCGCCGCCGTAGCCACCGCAGGTATTATTGCTGGTGTGGTTAGCATGACAGGCCTTGGTGCTAAATTTGCTGCCAGTATTATCGCGTTGTCAGGGGGCTATTTATTCCTTGCCTTGTTCTTCACGATGATCGCATGTTTGATCTTGGGTATGGGTTTACCTACTACGGCTAATTATGTGGTGACAGCAACTATTGCTGCTCCCGCATTAATTAACGGTTTTGATTTAACGCCTTTGTCTGTTCATATGTTTGTTTTTTACTTTGGTATCTTGGCAGACATCACCCCACCCGTTTGTTTAGCCGCATATGCGGGGGCAGGGATAGCACAGGCGAACCCATTCAAGAGCGGGGTAACTGCTGTAAAACTAGCTATCGCAGCCTTTATCGTGCCCTATATCTTTGTATATAGCCCTATTTTGGTAATGGAAAACGTCACAGCTTTGCCTTTAATTGCGACGATTATTACTGCTGCTCTGGGTATGGTGGCGGTCAGTAGCTCTATGATTGGTTTTTATATTCGCTCCTCTCGGTCTTACGAACGCCTTATCCTTTTCGTAGCGGGTATCATGTTGATTATTCCAAATATGATCGGTGCAATCATTGGGATTCCGTTAATGGCACTAGTCTGGTTTTTACAGAAACAGCGCCCTGATGACAGTGGATCAATAGCTAAGAAAACAGCAGCCGTTTAG
- a CDS encoding TAXI family TRAP transporter solute-binding subunit, with protein MKVKKSLLHFTAASVVSMFAVFSSAQAARIAVGPPASETNSVSKVILEAYGIKDYQPFQESFGNAADLVQDGNIDVSFGILGVPAGSIESLNASTGDVVMLGLSDEVITKAEQTSGYKSYTISKDAYGFLDADVPTIAAFAVMVANNDTIDEELGYQLAKIMVENSKEITHAQGAQLTLKNALNGAEGIPIHPGAKRYYEEQGLTVEGPVAELKAKGDKRKAEFTLGTGSQGGTYYPLGGEIANIWNKHSDGNFTNVETGASLENLASIGRGRMDVGMTVHVPALDSVNGTGQFKGRKVENVSFIGHVYPEVVQIVTRKSTGINSLADLAK; from the coding sequence ATGAAAGTAAAAAAATCACTTTTACACTTCACAGCGGCTAGTGTCGTGTCCATGTTCGCCGTTTTTAGTTCTGCACAGGCTGCACGTATTGCGGTCGGCCCACCTGCCAGCGAAACTAACTCGGTATCTAAAGTTATTCTAGAGGCTTACGGCATTAAGGATTACCAGCCTTTCCAAGAAAGTTTTGGTAATGCTGCTGACTTGGTTCAAGATGGAAACATTGATGTTTCTTTTGGTATTCTTGGCGTACCTGCAGGCAGCATTGAAAGTCTCAACGCATCGACAGGTGATGTAGTGATGTTGGGCTTGTCTGACGAGGTTATTACTAAGGCTGAACAGACCAGCGGGTACAAAAGCTACACCATTTCTAAAGATGCATACGGCTTTTTGGATGCGGATGTACCCACTATTGCCGCCTTTGCGGTTATGGTCGCCAACAATGACACCATTGACGAAGAGCTAGGCTATCAGCTTGCTAAGATCATGGTGGAAAATTCCAAAGAAATTACTCATGCTCAAGGCGCACAGCTTACCCTGAAAAATGCACTTAACGGTGCGGAGGGTATTCCTATTCATCCTGGCGCAAAACGTTACTACGAGGAACAAGGTCTAACCGTTGAAGGTCCTGTGGCTGAGCTTAAAGCTAAGGGCGATAAACGCAAAGCTGAATTCACACTGGGTACAGGTAGCCAAGGTGGTACGTACTACCCATTAGGTGGTGAAATTGCCAACATTTGGAATAAACACAGTGATGGTAATTTTACAAACGTAGAGACGGGTGCTTCTTTAGAAAACTTAGCTAGTATTGGTCGTGGTCGTATGGACGTGGGTATGACTGTTCACGTTCCAGCACTAGACTCAGTGAATGGCACAGGTCAGTTTAAAGGCCGCAAAGTAGAAAACGTGTCCTTTATTGGTCATGTTTACCCCGAGGTGGTTCAAATTGTGACTCGTAAGAGTACTGGTATTAACAGCTTAGCTGATCTTGCCAAGTAA
- a CDS encoding tellurite resistance TerB family protein gives MSIQNILQQLLQSAQNMGQTSTLSTKDLSAKATSALGGFTGGALTGGALGLLLGNKKFRKIGGKVAAYGGVAALGVVAYNAYNEWQKKEKTLNDTTPPAVALSPNQPPTTDLEDQSRLILAAMISAAKSDGHINEEEQALLDVELQKLASSEHEQQWLSAQLAGPADPTAIARLASTPEQSAEIYLASVLITNADSFMERAYLDELARQLNIENSLKEHLEKTVLG, from the coding sequence ATGTCAATACAAAATATTTTGCAACAACTGCTTCAGTCTGCTCAAAACATGGGACAAACATCAACCTTATCCACTAAGGATCTCTCTGCAAAAGCCACGTCTGCACTTGGTGGATTTACTGGAGGCGCACTAACAGGCGGAGCCTTAGGATTACTGTTAGGCAATAAAAAATTTAGAAAGATTGGTGGTAAAGTTGCTGCTTATGGTGGTGTGGCAGCGCTCGGTGTCGTTGCCTATAATGCATACAATGAATGGCAGAAAAAAGAAAAAACGCTAAACGACACGACACCTCCTGCCGTCGCTCTCTCACCGAATCAACCACCTACAACTGACCTCGAAGACCAGAGCCGTTTAATACTTGCTGCGATGATCTCAGCTGCTAAGTCAGATGGACACATTAATGAGGAAGAACAAGCTCTTTTAGATGTGGAGCTACAAAAACTAGCAAGCTCAGAACATGAGCAACAATGGTTGTCAGCCCAACTAGCTGGTCCCGCTGACCCCACAGCTATAGCTCGCCTTGCCTCTACCCCTGAACAAAGTGCTGAGATTTACTTAGCGAGTGTACTCATAACCAATGCTGATAGCTTTATGGAACGCGCTTATCTTGATGAACTTGCTCGTCAACTAAATATAGAAAACAGCCTTAAAGAGCATTTGGAGAAAACAGTATTAGGTTAG
- a CDS encoding AraC family transcriptional regulator: MLTHQFQTDTLLGLKQLAQWQEALVTAFGPFELEPSALQPFRGFLKTQRIGGWQFNDLHYRGHRLVRTQQNVAKLEDEFYTFGLPLSGPLLVDLKGKKHQVGPGCVYLMRQSSPYQATPLSKEGYRSLSISIPALALEAKMDSLPNFYQLPLDNKSPQASLLADFISNLFSGLNLWQEQQVAQLGDQLIDLITLFMLSSQSDIGVKATSQIGAVHLERAKRYIQRHCMLPDLQVNQIAEACDISSSYLYRLFQMAEISLADYIQTQRVLYSQSLLQDKNYDHHSLADIARMSGFSQASYFSRRFKQQVGVSPSAFRTKC; this comes from the coding sequence ATGCTAACTCATCAATTTCAAACGGATACGTTGCTAGGACTCAAGCAGCTTGCCCAATGGCAAGAGGCGTTAGTGACCGCTTTCGGGCCCTTTGAGCTAGAGCCTTCTGCTCTACAGCCGTTTAGAGGCTTTTTGAAAACGCAACGCATTGGCGGCTGGCAATTCAATGATTTGCATTATCGAGGACATCGCTTGGTTCGCACACAGCAAAATGTAGCTAAATTAGAGGATGAGTTTTATACGTTCGGCTTGCCGTTATCCGGTCCATTATTAGTAGACCTAAAGGGTAAAAAACATCAGGTAGGGCCTGGCTGTGTGTACCTCATGAGACAAAGCAGTCCTTATCAGGCCACCCCTCTTAGCAAAGAGGGTTATCGCAGCTTGAGTATTTCCATTCCTGCTTTAGCTCTAGAGGCTAAAATGGATTCATTGCCTAATTTTTATCAGCTACCATTAGATAATAAATCACCGCAAGCGAGCTTATTAGCGGATTTTATTAGTAATCTATTTAGTGGTTTGAACTTATGGCAAGAACAGCAAGTAGCACAGTTAGGGGATCAACTGATTGATCTCATTACTTTGTTTATGTTGTCGAGCCAATCAGATATCGGAGTTAAAGCAACTTCACAAATAGGTGCAGTGCACTTAGAGCGCGCTAAACGTTATATTCAACGTCATTGTATGTTGCCTGATTTGCAAGTTAACCAAATTGCTGAGGCATGTGATATATCATCTAGTTACTTATATCGCTTATTTCAAATGGCCGAGATAAGCCTAGCCGATTATATTCAAACCCAGCGTGTATTATATAGTCAAAGCTTATTACAAGATAAAAATTATGATCATCACTCATTAGCTGATATTGCGCGGATGAGTGGTTTTAGTCAAGCGTCTTATTTTAGTCGACGATTTAAACAGCAAGTAGGGGTGAGCCCATCTGCATTTAGAACTAAGTGTTGA
- a CDS encoding alpha/beta fold hydrolase has protein sequence MLTKSNKDLRYHSSYLSCLGTELHYTDWGQQEAPVILMAHGLARTGRDFDDIAYLLSQNYRIICPDMLGRGLSEWAQKPSDYCLDHYANLITALLDQLHISHCSWLGTSMGGATGIVAAARPLKNRIQHLVINDIAPELATPAIERILAYVGNPPSFKRMTEFELWLRQVYQPYGWQSDAQWTRMSESSARRLSNGDITAHYDPHIVHQFIHHPNDYNRYEEFASLTIPITVLRGEDSDLFTPAMVVKMQALQPQMWIQEFANCGHAPALNTQEQIQFIQKSLKR, from the coding sequence ATGCTTACTAAGTCTAATAAAGACTTACGCTATCACTCTTCTTATCTATCTTGTCTAGGTACAGAGCTGCATTACACCGACTGGGGACAACAAGAAGCACCGGTTATTTTAATGGCGCACGGCTTAGCACGCACAGGGCGTGACTTTGATGATATAGCCTATTTACTTAGTCAGAATTACCGCATTATCTGTCCGGATATGTTGGGGCGTGGCTTGTCTGAATGGGCTCAAAAGCCCTCTGACTATTGTTTAGATCATTATGCCAACTTAATTACAGCACTGCTAGATCAGCTTCATATATCACACTGTAGCTGGTTAGGCACCTCAATGGGAGGCGCAACAGGCATTGTTGCTGCAGCTCGCCCTTTAAAAAATAGAATTCAGCATCTTGTTATTAATGACATTGCCCCAGAGCTTGCTACCCCTGCTATAGAACGGATCTTAGCTTATGTAGGCAATCCACCTAGCTTTAAGCGTATGACTGAATTCGAGCTGTGGTTACGACAAGTCTATCAGCCCTACGGCTGGCAAAGCGATGCTCAATGGACGCGTATGAGTGAGTCCTCAGCGAGACGCTTAAGTAATGGCGATATTACTGCTCATTACGACCCTCATATCGTGCATCAGTTTATTCATCACCCCAATGACTACAATCGTTATGAGGAGTTTGCCTCTTTAACTATTCCTATTACAGTCCTCCGTGGTGAAGACTCTGACTTATTTACGCCTGCAATGGTGGTCAAAATGCAAGCTCTACAACCACAGATGTGGATTCAGGAGTTTGCTAACTGTGGGCATGCTCCAGCTTTAAACACCCAAGAGCAAATTCAATTTATACAAAAAAGCCTAAAACGCTGA
- a CDS encoding substrate-binding domain-containing protein, with product MKKITYTFGLSALLISSILYAKDFTIAHVYDKTGALEAYAKQTHNGLMLGLEYATDGTMEVAGRKIKVIERDTQGKPDVARSQLASAYETDNADIAVGPTSSGVALAMLPIAEEYEKILLVEPAVADSITGDKWNKYIFRTGRNSSQDAIANAIAFDDPNTTIATLAQDYAFGREGIHAFKSALTEAKVVHEEYLPIDTSDFTAGAQRLFDALKDQPGKKVIFIYWAGSGNPFKIAELGPERYDIQIATGGNTLTAMKPLKFLEGMEGATYYYYDIPQNPINDWLIKEHKARFDEEPDFFTAGGMSAALAIVQALKNSEGKSDTDTLIKTMKGMSFETPKGKMIFRPEDHQAMQSMYHFRIKDDPSVPWAVQELVREITPDEIQVPIKN from the coding sequence ATGAAGAAAATAACCTACACCTTTGGCTTAAGCGCATTACTAATAAGCTCAATACTCTATGCCAAGGATTTCACTATTGCCCATGTCTATGACAAAACAGGGGCCTTAGAAGCCTATGCCAAACAAACACATAATGGACTGATGCTTGGGCTAGAGTATGCAACTGATGGCACCATGGAGGTTGCTGGCCGCAAGATCAAGGTCATTGAAAGAGACACCCAAGGCAAGCCTGACGTAGCTCGTAGCCAACTAGCTAGTGCATATGAAACAGACAACGCAGATATAGCGGTAGGCCCTACTTCTTCTGGAGTTGCATTGGCCATGCTACCTATCGCTGAAGAATATGAAAAAATCCTCTTAGTTGAACCTGCAGTTGCTGACTCCATTACTGGAGACAAATGGAACAAGTACATTTTCCGTACAGGTCGTAACTCATCACAAGATGCTATCGCCAACGCTATTGCCTTTGATGATCCCAACACAACCATTGCCACCTTAGCTCAAGACTATGCTTTTGGCCGCGAAGGTATCCATGCCTTTAAGTCTGCCCTAACTGAAGCCAAAGTCGTACACGAAGAATACTTACCTATAGATACTTCTGACTTTACTGCTGGTGCCCAGCGTCTCTTTGATGCGCTTAAAGATCAACCTGGTAAGAAAGTTATTTTCATTTACTGGGCTGGTAGTGGCAACCCATTCAAAATTGCCGAATTGGGACCAGAGCGCTACGACATTCAAATTGCTACTGGCGGCAATACCTTAACCGCTATGAAACCCTTAAAGTTCTTAGAGGGCATGGAAGGAGCAACGTACTACTACTACGATATTCCTCAAAACCCTATTAATGATTGGTTGATAAAAGAACACAAAGCGCGCTTTGATGAAGAACCCGATTTCTTTACGGCAGGTGGTATGTCAGCGGCCTTAGCCATTGTGCAAGCACTCAAGAACAGCGAGGGAAAAAGCGATACTGACACCTTAATCAAAACAATGAAAGGCATGAGCTTTGAAACCCCGAAAGGGAAGATGATATTCCGACCTGAAGATCATCAAGCCATGCAATCCATGTACCACTTTCGCATTAAAGATGATCCATCGGTACCATGGGCTGTACAAGAGTTAGTTCGTGAAATCACACCCGATGAAATTCAAGTCCCTATTAAAAACTAA
- a CDS encoding ABC transporter ATP-binding protein, translated as MLTTQDLSIRFGGHIAVNRVSCSFNAGQLTAIVGPNGAGKTTYFNLISGQLTPSSGDIFLHGQRINTLSVPARMHAGIGRAFQLTQLFPQLSVFENIRLVYQSKQQGLGWRGIRINRIWFDDKTVIQQTEQLLLKIKLLDKQHLPAAELSHGDQRKLEIGMLMATEPDIYMFDEPTAGMSADDAPVILELLRELKTDRSKVILLVEHKMDVITELADRVVVLHQGALAAEGNPQTVMNSDIVQQAYLGKAGGASS; from the coding sequence ATGCTTACTACCCAAGATCTCAGCATCCGATTTGGGGGACATATTGCAGTTAATCGTGTCAGCTGCTCTTTTAATGCTGGTCAGTTAACTGCAATAGTCGGTCCCAACGGCGCTGGAAAAACCACCTATTTCAATCTTATTTCCGGCCAACTTACCCCCTCCAGTGGCGATATTTTTTTACATGGTCAACGCATCAACACGCTCAGTGTGCCTGCTCGTATGCATGCAGGCATAGGCCGTGCTTTTCAACTTACACAACTGTTTCCACAACTTAGTGTGTTTGAAAACATTCGTCTCGTTTATCAATCAAAGCAACAAGGTTTAGGCTGGCGTGGTATTCGTATTAATCGCATCTGGTTTGACGATAAAACAGTAATTCAACAAACAGAGCAGTTACTTCTAAAAATTAAATTACTCGATAAGCAGCACCTCCCCGCTGCTGAGTTATCCCACGGCGATCAACGTAAGTTAGAAATTGGCATGTTGATGGCTACCGAGCCTGATATCTATATGTTCGACGAACCCACTGCTGGAATGAGTGCGGATGATGCTCCTGTCATTTTAGAGCTACTACGAGAACTCAAAACCGATCGCAGCAAAGTCATTTTATTAGTCGAGCACAAAATGGATGTTATTACTGAGCTGGCAGATCGTGTGGTTGTATTACATCAAGGGGCACTGGCTGCCGAAGGCAATCCCCAAACAGTCATGAATTCCGACATTGTGCAACAGGCCTACTTAGGCAAAGCTGGAGGTGCTTCTTCATGA
- a CDS encoding ABC transporter ATP-binding protein produces the protein MSDAILRLDQIHTYIDSYHILQGVSFEVPRAQITMLLGRNGAGKTTTLRTIMGLWQVKQGALYYKDQCIADAQRQHTPPDIARAGVAYVPENMGIFGDLTVKDNMLLAARAAKQVRDFDSVRLEWIFELFPALKKFWLYPAGRLSGGQKQMVSIARAMIEPRDLLLIDEPSKGLAPAIIDNMAAAFIELRRQGVSILLVEQNIELAQAVGDQIVVMDNGQIIHQSTMQTLINNPQLQQQLLGLSLGAEL, from the coding sequence ATGAGTGATGCTATCTTACGTTTAGATCAAATACACACTTATATAGACAGCTACCACATACTACAAGGGGTTAGTTTTGAGGTGCCTAGGGCACAAATCACCATGCTTTTAGGACGAAATGGTGCGGGGAAAACGACAACCCTAAGAACCATTATGGGCTTGTGGCAAGTCAAGCAAGGAGCTCTTTACTACAAAGATCAATGTATAGCAGATGCTCAACGCCAACACACACCCCCTGACATTGCCCGTGCGGGTGTTGCTTACGTACCTGAAAACATGGGGATTTTTGGCGACTTAACAGTTAAAGACAACATGCTTTTAGCCGCCAGAGCCGCTAAACAAGTACGTGATTTTGACTCTGTCCGACTCGAATGGATTTTCGAGCTTTTTCCTGCATTAAAAAAATTTTGGCTTTATCCTGCTGGGCGCTTATCTGGTGGACAGAAGCAAATGGTGTCCATCGCCCGTGCCATGATTGAGCCGCGTGATCTTTTATTGATTGATGAGCCAAGCAAAGGACTCGCTCCTGCCATTATTGATAATATGGCAGCCGCCTTTATTGAGTTACGCCGCCAAGGCGTCAGTATTTTACTGGTAGAGCAAAACATAGAATTAGCTCAGGCTGTAGGCGATCAAATCGTGGTCATGGACAACGGTCAAATTATCCATCAAAGCACCATGCAAACTCTTATTAACAACCCTCAACTCCAACAACAACTACTTGGTCTCTCTTTAGGAGCTGAACTATGA
- a CDS encoding branched-chain amino acid ABC transporter permease, which yields MSTPRLQSSWDYKPVLLVLAVVLGAFALIGSPSTWLTLTIAGLTMGMIIFIVASGMTLVFGLMDVLNFGHGLFIAVGAYMAVTVLGAMQDWTHTDQAIRNLSAIAAAIVIGMLIAGAVGAAFERFIVRPVYDNHLKQILITMGGMIIGEELIKMIWGPQMMSIVMPETLRGAWLFGDAAIEKFRLLALAIGVVILLSMLWILQRTKLGLLIRAGVQDREMVESLGYRIRYLFIGVFVVGAMLAGLGGVLWGLYQQSVTPQLGAQVNILIFIVLMIGGLGSTTGCLIGAVLVGLMANYTGFLAPKIALFSNIALLIAILMWRPQGLYPLSQQ from the coding sequence ATGAGTACGCCTCGTCTTCAATCCTCTTGGGACTACAAACCCGTTTTATTAGTTTTAGCCGTCGTCCTCGGTGCCTTTGCACTCATTGGCTCACCGTCTACCTGGTTAACATTAACCATTGCTGGACTCACCATGGGCATGATTATTTTTATTGTCGCCTCTGGTATGACCTTGGTCTTCGGACTTATGGATGTGCTTAACTTTGGTCACGGTCTATTTATTGCTGTAGGAGCCTATATGGCTGTTACTGTTTTAGGGGCAATGCAAGACTGGACTCACACTGATCAAGCCATACGCAACTTAAGTGCTATTGCCGCCGCCATTGTAATTGGCATGCTCATTGCAGGAGCAGTAGGAGCCGCCTTTGAGCGCTTTATTGTACGGCCCGTTTATGACAATCACTTAAAACAAATCCTTATCACAATGGGCGGAATGATCATCGGCGAAGAGCTAATAAAAATGATTTGGGGCCCACAAATGATGAGTATTGTCATGCCAGAAACATTACGAGGTGCCTGGTTATTTGGTGACGCCGCTATTGAGAAATTTCGTCTACTGGCTCTTGCAATAGGCGTAGTGATACTGCTTAGTATGCTATGGATTCTACAACGCACTAAGCTGGGCTTACTCATCCGAGCAGGTGTTCAGGACCGTGAAATGGTAGAAAGCCTAGGCTATAGAATCCGCTACTTGTTTATTGGCGTCTTTGTGGTTGGCGCCATGCTTGCTGGTTTAGGTGGAGTCTTGTGGGGGCTCTATCAACAGTCTGTTACCCCTCAGCTAGGTGCACAGGTCAATATTCTTATCTTTATTGTCCTTATGATTGGTGGCTTAGGATCCACAACAGGCTGTCTAATAGGAGCTGTTTTGGTCGGTCTCATGGCAAATTACACAGGTTTTTTAGCACCGAAAATAGCCTTGTTTTCTAATATAGCCCTCTTAATCGCTATTCTTATGTGGCGACCTCAAGGCCTCTATCCACTTAGCCAACAGTGA